In Streptomyces ambofaciens ATCC 23877, a single genomic region encodes these proteins:
- a CDS encoding DNA cytosine methyltransferase → MPPSGHERPRFSQPLTSIEICAGAGGQAVGLHNAGFDHLALVEWDAHAVSTLRANVGNWPRWTPEKARKIDPMDVRDFLKSDVLSDLNLKPEKDDEAGPLDLLAGGVPCPPFSLAGRRLGRDDERDLFPAALEIIDTLKPKAVMIENVRGILEPPEFFIEYRNWILRHLAKSGYVVPGVDTAQSAKAQDLAMRKIWRRLDASDFGVPQLRPRAILVAFHKSVLKEPSDFRWPLHVNTGRATVFDRLEPSMRERCEKFWDKNQRGEQAQPGERTGKDVYDEWRAAAEKAAALGRGVAPTLVGGSRKHGGADLGPTRAKRAWAAMKVNAMGVANDPETCDAERDLFREAGPMLTVEQAATIQGFPRDWNFQGKKTARYRQVGNAFPPPVAEAVGRAIAAVLRPEHRDELLANYTMDGSAAKAPGSEPEQMEISVSGTVTASPSIKDHSSNFAGASS, encoded by the coding sequence GAGATCTGCGCAGGGGCCGGTGGGCAAGCCGTTGGGCTTCACAATGCCGGGTTCGATCACCTTGCTCTCGTGGAGTGGGACGCTCACGCTGTGAGCACGCTGCGAGCCAACGTCGGCAACTGGCCGCGCTGGACACCGGAGAAAGCTCGCAAGATCGACCCCATGGATGTCAGAGATTTCCTGAAATCCGACGTCCTCTCGGACCTGAACCTGAAGCCAGAGAAGGACGACGAAGCAGGACCTCTCGATCTGCTGGCGGGCGGTGTTCCATGCCCGCCCTTTTCCTTGGCCGGAAGAAGGCTGGGAAGGGACGATGAGCGCGACCTGTTTCCGGCCGCTCTGGAAATCATCGACACACTGAAGCCCAAAGCAGTGATGATCGAGAATGTGCGCGGCATTCTAGAGCCGCCCGAGTTCTTCATCGAATACCGAAACTGGATCCTGCGTCACCTCGCGAAATCTGGCTACGTTGTTCCCGGCGTCGACACAGCGCAGTCAGCCAAGGCGCAGGATCTAGCCATGCGGAAGATCTGGCGTCGTCTTGACGCAAGCGACTTCGGAGTCCCCCAGTTGCGCCCAAGGGCTATTCTGGTGGCCTTCCACAAGAGCGTCCTGAAAGAACCCTCTGACTTCCGTTGGCCACTGCATGTCAACACTGGGCGCGCTACGGTCTTCGACCGCCTTGAGCCCTCCATGCGCGAGCGTTGCGAGAAGTTCTGGGACAAGAACCAGCGGGGCGAGCAGGCGCAGCCCGGCGAGCGCACCGGCAAGGACGTCTACGACGAGTGGCGCGCAGCCGCCGAGAAGGCTGCCGCTCTGGGCCGTGGCGTGGCGCCCACGCTGGTGGGCGGTTCACGAAAGCACGGTGGCGCGGACCTGGGACCCACCCGGGCAAAGAGGGCGTGGGCCGCGATGAAGGTGAACGCCATGGGCGTCGCCAACGATCCAGAGACATGCGACGCCGAGCGCGACCTTTTCCGGGAAGCCGGTCCAATGCTCACCGTGGAACAAGCAGCCACCATTCAAGGATTTCCGCGCGACTGGAATTTCCAAGGCAAGAAGACCGCACGGTATCGCCAGGTCGGAAACGCTTTCCCGCCGCCCGTGGCCGAGGCTGTCGGGCGGGCGATCGCTGCCGTGCTGCGACCTGAGCACCGCGACGAACTTCTCGCGAACTACACGATGGACGGCTCAGCAGCAAAGGCACCGGGAAGCGAGCCTGAGCAGATGGAAATCTCCGTGTCAGGCACCGTCACGGCCAGCCCTTCGATTAAGGACCACAGCAGCAATTTCGCGGGCGCAAGCTCCTGA
- a CDS encoding very short patch repair endonuclease, which yields MSHEAEWEAPEGSWASSAARRRNMQAIRSRDTKPEILIRRLVHAAGLRYRVAARPLPDLRRTADMVFRSAKVAVFIDGCYWHGCPEHYVPPKTNSGYWSEKVLRNVRRDRDTDQKLEEAGWLVLRFWEHEPSGACAREIAAVVLNRRAGRDGA from the coding sequence GTGTCCCACGAAGCCGAATGGGAAGCCCCGGAAGGTTCCTGGGCTTCATCCGCAGCACGCCGCCGCAACATGCAGGCGATCCGCAGTCGTGACACGAAGCCGGAGATCCTGATCCGGCGTCTCGTACATGCCGCCGGGCTGCGGTACCGGGTGGCGGCCCGCCCTCTGCCGGACCTTCGCCGGACGGCGGACATGGTCTTCCGTTCGGCGAAGGTGGCAGTCTTCATCGACGGCTGTTACTGGCACGGCTGTCCTGAGCACTACGTCCCGCCGAAAACGAATTCCGGATACTGGTCTGAGAAAGTACTGCGCAACGTTCGCAGAGACCGGGATACGGATCAGAAGCTGGAAGAGGCGGGGTGGCTTGTGCTCCGCTTTTGGGAGCACGAGCCGTCAGGAGCTTGCGCCCGCGAAATTGCTGCTGTGGTCCTTAATCGAAGGGCTGGCCGTGACGGTGCCTGA
- a CDS encoding DEAD/DEAH box helicase has product MTSSVGEKSLRLGFDETRTRVVLRTTESFQQELVQLAARFRTGGQLGPLSASVSLDELLADLGLLGTWSDPAGVEWADDLRDLVSGVVQDAHTVQQRLAGRETPGEVASDEVPALLGETWKGELSEFQRRDIAKLLSLQHGANFSVPGAGKTRVALAVYAAQKAAGRVSRLLVVCPKSAYESWRYETAECLIHPLRINVLDGSLDQWAEVLVVNYERLDRSLSMLASWLKAGPSMIILDEAHRMKLGARGTYGAACMALGPLAARRLILTGTPAPNGSRDLENLLGFVWPGHGQRTVVQAVAGGNLAHASSVLRPLFTRTTKHELGLPPVQLGLRFVDMPPLHDEIYASLVGGESSGAAREDLSSLGKTALRLLMAATSPALLLEGASRYEPLAYQLPPIDPPQGSSLYSLMQNLPDYELSPKYKEAVTIIAENAAQGRKTLVWTTFVRSLTTLERMLEKYSPAVVHGGTPDRDEQLRRFREDPGCMVLISNPATLGEGISLHQICHDAVYVDRDFMAGRFLQSLDRIHRLGLAPDTETRVTVLAVRNSIDEVVAARLEQKLEFMGRILDDPTVQQLADLEEEPSVAAGLAPSDIEALLAHMGGR; this is encoded by the coding sequence GTGACCAGCTCCGTCGGCGAGAAATCGCTGCGTCTCGGGTTCGACGAGACCCGGACCCGTGTCGTTCTGCGCACCACGGAATCGTTCCAGCAGGAACTCGTACAGCTGGCCGCCCGGTTCCGTACCGGCGGCCAGCTCGGCCCGCTGAGTGCCTCCGTCTCCCTGGATGAGCTTCTCGCGGACCTCGGCCTCCTCGGCACATGGTCAGATCCTGCCGGTGTGGAGTGGGCGGACGACCTGAGAGACCTTGTTTCCGGAGTGGTCCAGGACGCCCACACCGTGCAGCAGCGGCTTGCGGGCCGGGAAACGCCCGGTGAGGTCGCGTCCGATGAAGTACCCGCGCTCCTCGGGGAGACCTGGAAGGGCGAACTCAGCGAGTTCCAGCGCAGGGACATCGCCAAGCTGCTGTCGCTACAGCACGGCGCCAACTTCAGCGTGCCCGGCGCGGGCAAGACCCGGGTCGCACTGGCCGTGTACGCGGCGCAGAAGGCGGCCGGCCGGGTAAGCCGACTGCTGGTCGTCTGTCCCAAGTCAGCGTATGAGTCGTGGCGTTACGAGACCGCCGAGTGCCTTATCCATCCGTTGCGCATCAACGTGCTGGATGGATCACTGGATCAGTGGGCTGAGGTGCTCGTGGTGAACTACGAGCGCCTTGACCGGTCGCTGTCCATGCTGGCCAGTTGGCTCAAGGCGGGCCCCTCCATGATCATTCTGGATGAGGCGCACCGGATGAAGCTGGGCGCACGTGGCACCTACGGGGCTGCCTGCATGGCGCTGGGACCGCTGGCCGCGCGGCGGCTGATTCTCACGGGAACACCGGCTCCGAACGGTTCCAGGGACCTGGAGAACCTGCTGGGCTTCGTCTGGCCGGGACACGGCCAGCGCACGGTGGTCCAGGCGGTGGCAGGGGGAAATCTCGCGCACGCGAGCTCTGTTCTGCGGCCACTGTTCACACGGACTACGAAGCACGAACTCGGCCTGCCTCCCGTGCAGCTGGGGCTGCGCTTCGTCGACATGCCACCGCTTCACGACGAGATCTACGCGTCTCTCGTGGGCGGGGAATCCAGTGGGGCTGCGCGCGAAGACCTGAGCTCACTCGGGAAAACAGCTCTCCGGCTCCTCATGGCCGCCACGAGCCCAGCGCTCCTCCTTGAGGGGGCCAGCCGGTACGAGCCGCTTGCGTACCAGCTTCCGCCGATCGACCCCCCTCAGGGAAGCTCGCTGTACTCCCTGATGCAGAACCTGCCTGACTACGAGCTGTCGCCCAAGTACAAAGAGGCCGTGACCATCATCGCGGAGAACGCCGCCCAGGGCCGAAAGACGCTGGTCTGGACGACGTTCGTGAGGAGCCTGACCACGCTGGAGCGCATGCTGGAGAAGTACAGTCCGGCCGTCGTTCACGGCGGTACCCCCGACCGGGACGAACAACTGCGCCGGTTCCGTGAGGACCCGGGGTGCATGGTGCTCATCTCCAACCCGGCCACTCTGGGTGAGGGCATCAGCCTGCACCAGATCTGTCATGACGCGGTCTACGTGGACCGTGATTTCATGGCGGGCCGGTTCCTGCAGAGCCTGGACCGCATTCACCGCCTAGGGCTTGCCCCCGATACGGAGACCAGGGTCACGGTCCTGGCGGTGCGGAACTCCATCGACGAGGTCGTGGCCGCGCGCCTGGAACAGAAGCTGGAGTTTATGGGGCGGATCCTCGACGATCCCACCGTGCAGCAGCTCGCCGACCTCGAAGAGGAGCCGTCGGTCGCCGCTGGTCTCGCACCAAGCGACATCGAGGCACTGCTGGCTCACATGGGAGGCCGCTAG